From one Haloferax marinisediminis genomic stretch:
- a CDS encoding DM13 domain-containing protein, with amino-acid sequence MVTRRTFVIGGAILAVVVLLIGLAVIGPSDFFLPEQSTQVDEQSIDGDAEVLKRGSFVGVSGHDVTGTVLLMQDDEGLFLRFENYSQTQGPDVFVYVTPSPTPDTGAEITAGTKVPLDGGADDGESTKEGTFTQRLPDTVSAEDLDGVGIWCERFSTPFGYAELSLESG; translated from the coding sequence ATGGTTACTAGACGAACATTTGTGATTGGAGGGGCAATACTGGCTGTGGTCGTACTCTTGATAGGCCTCGCAGTCATCGGACCGTCGGATTTCTTCCTTCCCGAACAGTCCACACAGGTCGATGAGCAGTCGATTGACGGGGACGCCGAGGTGCTCAAGCGCGGTTCGTTTGTCGGAGTCTCTGGCCACGACGTTACAGGTACAGTACTCTTGATGCAGGACGACGAAGGGCTGTTTCTTCGGTTCGAGAATTACAGTCAGACTCAGGGGCCGGACGTGTTCGTCTACGTGACGCCGTCCCCGACGCCAGACACGGGAGCAGAGATTACCGCTGGTACCAAAGTCCCCCTTGATGGTGGAGCCGATGACGGAGAGAGTACGAAGGAAGGTACGTTCACCCAGCGACTCCCCGACACTGTCAGCGCCGAGGACCTCGATGGTGTTGGTATCTGGTGCGAGAGATTCTCCACTCCGTTCGGATACGCTGAACTCTCTCTCGAGTCCGGATAG
- a CDS encoding AAA family ATPase, whose translation MHSPEEIYSAILDETSQLLVGNEDAIEGLTIALLTNGHVLLEGVPGVAKTTIANLFSHAADLDFQRIQMTPDVLPADITGTHIYRENLGEFDLQRGPVFSNVVLADEINRATPKTQSALLEAMEEGQVTIEGETLQLPHPFMVIATQNPIEYEGTFNLPEAQRDRFQFKIIIDLPERKDEREVLERFHRSPSLKPADITNVITDADIGTARNEVNDVHVDDKVFDYILDLVEATRTHPEVEYGASPRASLAFLRSSKAAAAIHGRGYVIPDDVKRLAPLILSHRLVLGTEADISGRTPREIVREVVDSVPTPDVEPAESQKPPVAGDD comes from the coding sequence ATGCATTCGCCCGAAGAGATCTATTCGGCCATCCTCGACGAGACGTCACAGCTGCTCGTCGGGAACGAAGACGCGATTGAGGGCCTCACAATCGCGTTACTCACGAATGGGCACGTCCTCCTCGAAGGTGTCCCTGGGGTCGCCAAGACGACGATTGCGAATCTCTTCTCTCACGCGGCGGACCTCGACTTCCAGCGGATTCAGATGACGCCGGACGTCCTTCCTGCGGACATCACCGGGACGCACATCTACCGCGAGAACCTCGGTGAGTTCGACCTCCAGCGCGGCCCAGTCTTCTCCAACGTCGTCCTCGCGGACGAAATCAACCGTGCGACGCCGAAGACGCAGTCGGCGCTGTTAGAAGCCATGGAAGAAGGACAGGTGACCATCGAGGGAGAGACACTGCAACTCCCCCACCCGTTCATGGTAATCGCGACGCAGAACCCAATCGAGTACGAAGGCACATTCAACCTCCCGGAGGCACAACGCGACCGCTTCCAGTTCAAAATCATCATCGACCTGCCGGAGCGCAAAGACGAACGCGAGGTGCTGGAGCGCTTCCATCGCTCACCGTCACTCAAGCCCGCGGACATCACTAACGTCATCACCGACGCCGATATCGGCACGGCACGGAACGAAGTCAACGACGTCCACGTCGACGACAAGGTGTTCGACTACATCCTGGACCTTGTCGAGGCGACGCGCACCCACCCCGAAGTCGAGTACGGTGCCTCGCCGCGTGCATCGCTCGCGTTCTTGCGTTCTAGCAAGGCCGCCGCAGCGATTCACGGGCGTGGCTACGTGATTCCGGACGACGTCAAGCGACTCGCACCGCTCATCTTGTCACACCGACTCGTCCTCGGGACGGAAGCGGATATCAGCGGGCGCACACCACGCGAAATCGTTAGGGAAGTCGTCGACTCAGTCCCGACGCCTGATGTCGAACCAGCTGAATCACAGAAACCGCCAGTCGCAGGCGACGACTGA
- a CDS encoding DUF1616 domain-containing protein, with the protein MSERSDWRLYLPEPIRTLPADLAAVVAMVVLTLLATLTPGLDQTPLRVVVGLPFVLFVPGYALIAALFPERGPAPHEGDDTDETLGSLDDDAGIDGIERVALSFGTSIAVVPLLGLVLNFTPWGIRLVPILVAVSGFTLVGVAAAASRRNALPEDERFIVPYDDWLAAGKSELFEPATRTDAMLNVVLAVSVVLAMGSVGYAVAVPKDGESFSELYLLTENDDGELVADGYPEELVRGEPASLVVGVGNQEHQQVNYTTVVLLQRVEVQNNSTTVLEQDRLRTFSPTLAHNETWHQQHQIRPTMTGERLRLTYLLYKGAPPASPSAENAYREVHLWVTVRDDSTATA; encoded by the coding sequence ATGTCGGAGCGCTCTGATTGGCGGCTCTATCTCCCCGAGCCGATACGCACCCTCCCAGCCGACCTCGCCGCCGTCGTCGCGATGGTCGTGCTCACCTTACTGGCGACGCTCACCCCCGGTCTCGACCAGACGCCACTCCGGGTCGTCGTTGGACTCCCGTTCGTCCTGTTCGTCCCAGGGTACGCACTCATCGCCGCGCTCTTCCCCGAACGCGGACCTGCCCCACACGAGGGTGACGACACGGACGAAACACTCGGTAGCCTCGACGACGACGCGGGAATCGACGGGATCGAGCGCGTCGCGCTCTCGTTCGGGACGAGCATCGCCGTCGTGCCGCTGCTCGGCCTCGTGCTCAACTTCACGCCGTGGGGAATCCGCCTCGTCCCCATCCTCGTCGCAGTCAGTGGCTTCACGCTCGTCGGAGTCGCTGCAGCAGCATCACGTCGGAACGCCCTGCCCGAAGACGAGCGGTTCATCGTCCCGTACGACGACTGGCTCGCCGCCGGGAAGTCGGAACTCTTCGAACCGGCCACGCGCACTGACGCGATGTTGAACGTCGTCCTCGCGGTGAGTGTCGTCCTCGCAATGGGCAGTGTTGGCTACGCAGTCGCGGTTCCCAAAGACGGTGAGTCGTTCAGCGAACTCTACTTGCTGACAGAGAACGACGACGGCGAACTCGTCGCAGACGGCTATCCGGAAGAACTCGTTCGCGGAGAACCTGCATCACTCGTCGTCGGTGTCGGGAATCAGGAACACCAGCAGGTGAACTACACGACGGTCGTGTTGCTCCAGCGGGTCGAAGTGCAGAACAATTCGACGACTGTCCTCGAACAAGACCGCCTTCGGACGTTCTCACCGACGCTCGCTCACAACGAGACGTGGCACCAGCAACACCAGATTCGCCCCACGATGACGGGTGAGCGACTTCGGTTGACCTACCTGTTGTACAAGGGCGCCCCTCCTGCGTCCCCGAGCGCCGAGAACGCGTACCGTGAAGTCCACCTGTGGGTAACCGTTCGGGACGATTCGACTGCAACTGCCTAG
- a CDS encoding restriction endonuclease: MEGVKIGEIREKPGWIGTYRSCMWVTNRGLHFTVGKSSGDFHYFLSFNSVQSVEANNGVRINKFVFETDEGKVRFPTIPLFDIDPVASFIEQKILARKEMAGRGAARKKKAAQMEVKPFQSAENTGEVSLTTLQQMDAYDFEYIIARVWKKRGWETQVTSGSGDRGVDITAVKSDPFEQRQYIQVKRYAANNKVGSNEIQKSSGLYARNESVDAVVVVTTSEFTSEARKIAANRNVKLINGAQLIKMIKRHDISVT; this comes from the coding sequence GTGGAGGGTGTCAAAATCGGTGAAATAAGAGAAAAGCCCGGGTGGATAGGAACTTACCGTAGTTGCATGTGGGTCACTAACAGAGGGCTCCATTTCACGGTAGGCAAGTCTAGCGGCGACTTTCACTATTTCTTATCATTCAATTCGGTTCAGAGCGTAGAGGCTAATAACGGAGTGAGAATAAACAAGTTCGTTTTCGAGACAGACGAAGGCAAGGTTCGATTCCCGACTATACCACTGTTTGACATCGATCCAGTTGCGAGCTTCATCGAACAAAAAATCTTGGCCCGAAAGGAGATGGCCGGCAGGGGGGCAGCCCGTAAGAAGAAGGCGGCCCAAATGGAGGTCAAGCCATTTCAATCGGCCGAGAATACCGGTGAGGTCTCTCTCACAACGCTCCAGCAAATGGACGCGTATGATTTCGAGTATATAATCGCACGAGTTTGGAAAAAACGAGGCTGGGAAACGCAGGTGACGAGTGGCTCGGGGGATAGAGGAGTCGACATCACCGCCGTTAAGAGCGACCCGTTTGAGCAACGTCAATACATCCAAGTAAAACGCTACGCCGCGAATAACAAGGTTGGAAGCAATGAGATTCAAAAATCCTCCGGCCTCTACGCACGGAACGAATCGGTTGATGCTGTCGTCGTTGTGACGACGAGTGAATTCACGAGTGAGGCGCGAAAAATCGCGGCGAACCGGAATGTGAAACTCATCAACGGAGCCCAGCTAATCAAGATGATCAAGCGCCACGACATCTCTGTCACATAA
- a CDS encoding FtsX-like permease family protein: MGRRHRLVGIFGLAGRRILGRLRTTSSKQVLLSVLGVALAVTLMTTVSGIALGVGAENAIQSEGVDYWVVPEASTASSVAVSVGSPQLGETHSITERLRSDERIDYATPVQTQLLKLSSPDGSTQEYVLAAGIIPPDEPTTVVGVSTAELTPGDPHYADGMYDGPRTGELVLNSAGAELLGVSEGDEVTAMVGSSNATFTVVDVRDGDLSSGVGPVPVALVHLSELQTMTGSTQGDLADQLLVSTDSPSVKSDIENLYPQTSVVTQTGLAVRGASTSSLPLAMAAVSLVVAVLVGVLFVATMMGLEVNADRKNLAVLSAVGYRTGSQTLLVVAETVVVATVGGVVGVVTGIGGIYLTNALTQELLGVSVALFDPILVVYSVGVAAVIGLISSVYPAWLTWRTPTLEAMSHD, translated from the coding sequence ATGGGTAGGCGCCACAGACTGGTCGGCATCTTCGGGCTCGCCGGCCGTCGGATTCTCGGCCGACTCCGAACTACGTCGTCCAAACAGGTCCTCCTGAGCGTCCTCGGTGTCGCACTCGCGGTGACACTCATGACGACGGTCAGCGGGATTGCACTCGGCGTCGGTGCCGAGAACGCGATTCAAAGCGAGGGTGTCGACTACTGGGTCGTCCCCGAGGCGAGTACGGCCTCGTCGGTCGCGGTCTCGGTCGGGAGTCCACAACTCGGTGAGACCCACTCGATAACCGAGCGCCTGCGAAGCGACGAGCGTATCGATTACGCGACGCCAGTGCAGACGCAACTTCTCAAACTGTCATCGCCCGATGGGTCGACACAAGAGTACGTCCTCGCCGCCGGAATCATCCCACCGGACGAGCCGACGACGGTCGTCGGCGTCTCGACGGCCGAACTCACACCGGGTGACCCTCACTACGCTGATGGGATGTACGACGGTCCACGAACCGGCGAACTCGTACTCAACAGCGCCGGTGCGGAACTGCTCGGTGTCTCGGAAGGTGACGAAGTGACCGCGATGGTTGGTTCTTCGAACGCAACGTTCACCGTTGTGGACGTTCGCGACGGCGACCTGTCGAGCGGTGTGGGGCCGGTTCCGGTCGCGCTCGTTCACCTCTCAGAACTTCAGACGATGACTGGGTCAACACAGGGTGACCTCGCTGACCAACTCCTCGTGAGTACGGACTCACCGAGTGTGAAGTCGGACATCGAGAACCTCTACCCACAGACGTCTGTGGTCACCCAGACTGGACTAGCCGTTCGCGGTGCCTCCACGTCGAGTCTCCCACTCGCGATGGCGGCCGTCTCACTCGTCGTCGCCGTCCTCGTCGGCGTGCTCTTCGTCGCGACGATGATGGGACTCGAAGTCAACGCCGACCGGAAGAACCTCGCCGTCCTGTCGGCGGTGGGCTACCGAACTGGCTCGCAGACCCTCCTCGTCGTCGCCGAAACGGTCGTCGTCGCAACTGTCGGTGGTGTCGTCGGCGTCGTCACCGGTATCGGCGGCATCTACCTGACGAACGCACTCACACAGGAACTCCTCGGGGTCAGTGTCGCGTTGTTCGACCCGATTCTCGTCGTGTACAGTGTCGGTGTCGCAGCCGTAATCGGGCTCATCTCGTCGGTGTATCCGGCGTGGTTGACGTGGCGAACGCCAACGCTGGAGGCGATGTCTCATGACTGA
- a CDS encoding ABC transporter permease, with product MTESTPDSARFPRLARTRAAAGIAVSQLNHARGRTVLTILGITLAVLAATLLAGTGLGVIETGQQKFDSAGRDIWMTGGPVKFSPTGVGGFENTIVDSHQLSADLQSRDDVRVAVPMAFQTVYVKSNESDYETLVGVGAPARGGSVQITNGSGFSSTDVHYADGNYSGPMTHEVVIDQRTAEMMNVSVGDSLYIGGTTGIARQNEFTVVGISPTFSRFLGTPSVVVHLSELQEVTGTTGADKATLVTLTVEDGVNPENVATQLEEAYPNYDVRTNEEQLAELLRDQAVIMAAGGSLVFLALFAGLALTVNILLSHVYHQQREFAALKALGTSSSTLSLTLVFQALFLGTIGGLLGVALSFPAARGLNRMAELVVGFGDIVTLPMTILAGGFAIAFVMSVVSSLAVSRQIAGIEPLDHL from the coding sequence ATGACTGAATCGACGCCCGATTCGGCACGGTTCCCACGACTCGCTCGCACTCGTGCTGCGGCCGGAATCGCCGTCTCACAACTCAATCACGCGCGTGGACGGACGGTCCTCACCATCCTCGGAATCACGCTCGCCGTCCTCGCAGCGACACTCCTCGCTGGGACCGGACTCGGCGTCATCGAGACGGGCCAGCAGAAGTTCGACTCTGCCGGCAGAGACATCTGGATGACCGGCGGCCCGGTCAAATTCTCGCCAACTGGCGTCGGTGGCTTCGAGAACACCATCGTCGATTCGCACCAACTATCAGCAGACCTGCAGTCTCGTGACGACGTTCGGGTGGCGGTGCCGATGGCCTTCCAGACAGTGTACGTCAAATCCAACGAGTCCGACTACGAGACACTTGTCGGCGTCGGCGCTCCCGCCCGCGGCGGGTCGGTCCAGATTACCAACGGCTCGGGATTCAGTTCGACCGACGTTCACTACGCCGACGGCAACTACTCCGGACCGATGACGCACGAAGTGGTCATCGACCAGCGCACGGCCGAGATGATGAACGTCTCTGTCGGCGACTCGCTGTATATCGGCGGGACCACCGGTATCGCCCGCCAAAACGAGTTCACTGTCGTCGGAATCTCTCCGACGTTCTCACGGTTCCTCGGCACGCCGAGCGTCGTCGTCCACCTGAGCGAACTCCAGGAAGTCACGGGAACCACTGGTGCCGACAAAGCGACACTCGTCACGCTCACTGTCGAGGATGGCGTCAACCCAGAGAACGTCGCGACCCAACTCGAAGAAGCGTACCCGAACTACGACGTTCGGACTAACGAAGAACAACTCGCCGAACTCCTTCGCGACCAGGCGGTCATCATGGCGGCAGGCGGCAGTCTCGTCTTCCTCGCACTCTTCGCGGGGCTTGCACTCACGGTGAACATCCTGCTGTCGCACGTGTATCACCAGCAGCGCGAGTTCGCCGCGCTCAAAGCACTCGGCACGTCTTCGTCGACGCTCTCTTTGACCCTCGTCTTTCAGGCACTGTTCTTGGGGACGATTGGTGGTCTCCTCGGCGTCGCGTTGAGTTTCCCGGCCGCACGTGGACTGAATCGCATGGCCGAACTCGTCGTCGGATTCGGCGACATCGTCACGCTTCCGATGACCATCCTCGCCGGTGGGTTCGCCATCGCGTTCGTCATGAGCGTCGTTTCGTCACTCGCGGTCAGTCGGCAGATTGCAGGTATCGAACCACTTGATCATCTGTGA
- a CDS encoding DUF4350 domain-containing protein, with protein sequence MRIGSREVGYPHLLVAGLLLAMLLGVAVGASTSASTYGAFNPAWDGGSGIRDVATDAKMETTIAYNTTTYGEVRESRTVAFVVSPESGYTDAEAARLESFVQNGGTLVVAEDFRPHSNELLAQLGTQARIDQTPLRDDRHQFKTGAFPIATHTASDPLTRDVDQLTLNHPATVSANGSTVLVRSSNFSYLDRDGDATLDENETLQSYPVVTVERIGDGEVVVVSDPSLFINSMLEQSDNRAFADALVQSHDTLLVDVSHVDERPPVQVALSILRDSPLLQLVFGVTALGVLVVVARRGRVES encoded by the coding sequence GTGCGCATCGGGTCACGAGAAGTCGGCTACCCCCATCTTCTCGTCGCGGGGTTGCTCCTCGCGATGCTCCTCGGCGTCGCTGTCGGCGCCAGCACCTCGGCGTCGACCTACGGCGCGTTCAACCCTGCCTGGGACGGCGGCTCCGGTATCCGCGACGTGGCGACGGATGCGAAGATGGAGACGACCATTGCGTACAACACGACTACCTACGGTGAGGTGCGTGAATCCCGGACGGTCGCGTTCGTCGTCTCCCCAGAGTCGGGGTACACAGATGCAGAGGCCGCCCGACTCGAATCCTTCGTCCAGAACGGTGGAACCCTCGTCGTCGCCGAGGACTTCAGACCACACAGTAACGAACTACTCGCCCAACTCGGCACCCAGGCACGCATCGACCAGACCCCGCTTCGAGACGACCGTCACCAGTTCAAGACTGGGGCGTTTCCGATTGCGACACACACAGCGTCGGACCCACTCACTCGTGACGTAGACCAACTGACGCTGAACCATCCAGCGACCGTTTCGGCGAACGGGTCGACCGTCCTCGTTCGCTCGTCGAACTTCTCGTATCTGGACCGCGACGGTGACGCGACACTCGACGAGAACGAGACACTCCAGTCGTACCCCGTGGTGACCGTCGAACGCATCGGAGACGGTGAAGTCGTCGTCGTCAGCGACCCCAGTCTGTTCATCAACTCGATGCTCGAACAGTCTGACAACCGGGCGTTCGCGGACGCACTCGTACAATCACACGACACATTGCTCGTCGACGTCTCACACGTGGACGAACGACCGCCGGTACAGGTTGCACTGTCCATCCTTCGCGATTCGCCGCTCCTCCAGTTGGTCTTCGGCGTCACCGCGCTCGGCGTCCTCGTCGTCGTCGCACGACGTGGTCGAGTCGAGTCGTAA
- a CDS encoding DUF58 domain-containing protein, with the protein MVPTRRWALLAGTACFFAVFAVVLGEPVSLFAAGGLTAWLLVAQLDALRTMTTASETLSTTVSVDPSAVSVGDRAAVTVRASLSSPLDAPLDVAFVAPPSVDVSSDEHRRVTLEPGETAGSATCSVSFPIAGRIAFESIRVTLHDRMGYFTETVTIETDAACLVESPAPNGIHVGQGGERSGAIFGEHSSDQTGPGLVTRDTRQYLPGDTLSQIDWKTTARMNHPHIREFESESDYLLSLVVDVGSHMNRGPDGRTMFAYGREVALGLVQAAEAYNDPLSTRLVADEGTVWEFGPSSSSNAYQTVRRKLLAYTPATGTARMAESSTPIAPTDALARGAALEGDDSAFARTLRPYLTESTSYVSRVVDKPLFDAVKTACSRVDRDDHLVLVTDDSSKAETYEAVVVAAQRSSRTTVFLTPNVLFDEGPADRNGFIEFEEFRKRLDRLPTVTAYEVGPKTAVESATASVATSAE; encoded by the coding sequence ATGGTACCGACCCGTCGGTGGGCGCTGCTCGCCGGGACTGCGTGTTTTTTCGCCGTCTTCGCCGTCGTTCTCGGCGAACCAGTTTCACTGTTCGCTGCGGGTGGGCTCACCGCGTGGCTTCTCGTCGCGCAACTCGACGCGCTCCGGACGATGACGACCGCTTCTGAAACTCTCTCGACGACTGTCTCGGTCGACCCGTCGGCCGTATCTGTCGGCGACCGAGCCGCAGTCACCGTGCGCGCGTCGCTCTCCTCGCCACTGGACGCCCCGCTCGACGTGGCGTTCGTCGCCCCACCGAGTGTCGACGTCTCCTCGGACGAGCATCGGCGTGTCACGCTCGAACCGGGTGAGACCGCTGGGTCGGCGACGTGTAGTGTGTCGTTTCCAATTGCTGGGCGCATCGCGTTCGAGAGTATCCGTGTTACCCTCCACGACCGGATGGGATACTTCACAGAGACGGTGACGATCGAGACCGACGCCGCCTGTCTCGTCGAGTCGCCCGCACCCAACGGAATCCACGTTGGACAAGGTGGAGAACGGTCCGGTGCGATATTTGGCGAGCACTCGAGCGACCAGACTGGACCGGGGTTGGTCACCCGCGATACCCGGCAGTACCTCCCGGGCGACACCCTCTCGCAAATCGACTGGAAGACGACTGCGCGGATGAACCACCCACACATCCGCGAGTTCGAGTCGGAGTCTGACTACCTCCTCTCGCTGGTCGTCGACGTCGGGTCACACATGAACAGAGGCCCCGACGGGCGGACGATGTTCGCGTACGGACGCGAGGTCGCACTCGGCCTCGTGCAGGCAGCGGAGGCGTACAACGACCCACTCTCGACCCGACTCGTCGCCGACGAGGGAACAGTATGGGAGTTCGGCCCATCGTCTTCGTCGAACGCGTATCAGACGGTTCGGCGGAAACTGCTGGCGTACACGCCGGCCACGGGAACGGCCCGGATGGCAGAATCGTCTACCCCGATTGCGCCGACTGACGCGCTCGCCCGAGGCGCTGCACTCGAAGGCGACGACTCGGCGTTCGCGCGCACGCTCCGACCATATCTGACGGAGTCGACGTCGTACGTCTCCCGTGTCGTCGACAAACCACTGTTCGATGCGGTCAAGACGGCGTGTAGCCGTGTCGACCGCGACGACCACCTCGTTCTCGTCACCGACGATTCGTCGAAAGCCGAGACGTACGAAGCAGTCGTCGTCGCCGCACAACGCAGCAGTCGAACGACGGTCTTTCTCACACCGAACGTGCTGTTCGACGAGGGGCCAGCCGACCGCAACGGGTTCATCGAGTTCGAAGAGTTCCGAAAACGCCTCGACCGCCTCCCGACTGTCACTGCCTACGAAGTCGGACCGAAGACCGCAGTCGAGAGTGCGACGGCCAGTGTGGCCACGTCTGCCGAATGA
- a CDS encoding DUF4129 domain-containing protein: MRGDWGTIGRLLCTILVLLSAVSAPVVAAPTDSGVETDDSDAPKLTAPGAPYPLQQQTTPENSTNNSSDVLHENPDEVDDENELDRLLSYLSGRMNSNIGTSTLQLSQGQYDAAKAALGDDYSTSLGKYVDVQGETDEEGAGDQYETVQETQREYVDTVQEFRETQRAYRAAKQAGNDARARELARKLTQLADEGETQTATLVTTFATISNETGSDLSESQAQLESIQANISDQRDEIVALEFTDTRITVEPYDRNISFTDPLFVSGTLETANGTPVETTDARFTIGEQTIRAPIDSDGSFTFTYRPTRVPANASNLTLRYQPVNSSVYRPTQRGLPVSITQVDATAEIAVPTNSTYGYADSLAVDVLLLVDGSPVEQFPVTASLGRTRLSSSATAETGRATLDGTVPASASVGDVTIRVAPDSTTRAVSFTPVTEQVRITSEQTSLDATAQTSEGQTVVVEGALTTEDGDAVSDQPLTVRVGTRTVETTTGASGAYRTTIERPADVSTENATVTVVFDGDDTNLESTSTTVAVQHSTAGGASGNGTAEEGSLPFALLDALWVVAGAGLVGLATVVLLRRRTDDTTEVVETDSPSPSDEGVDTETPPSTESIATNALTSARELLSAGNPNDAVVVAYTGMRHSLASVADIDDSATHWEFSEQCAEAGVGDADALTTLTAGYETAAYSGRTVDTDEAEALVDTAEALVDATEAP; encoded by the coding sequence GTGCGTGGAGACTGGGGGACGATTGGTCGACTCTTGTGTACGATACTCGTACTGCTGAGTGCTGTTTCTGCCCCCGTCGTTGCCGCTCCAACCGACAGTGGAGTTGAGACAGACGACAGCGACGCGCCGAAGCTTACGGCACCGGGGGCACCGTACCCGCTGCAACAACAGACCACCCCTGAAAACTCCACCAACAACAGTAGCGACGTCCTCCACGAGAACCCCGACGAAGTGGACGACGAGAACGAACTCGACCGTCTCCTTTCGTACCTCTCTGGGCGAATGAACTCGAACATTGGCACGAGTACGCTCCAACTCAGTCAGGGGCAGTACGACGCGGCCAAAGCGGCACTCGGTGACGACTACTCGACCTCGCTCGGCAAGTACGTCGACGTGCAAGGCGAGACCGACGAAGAGGGTGCCGGCGATCAGTACGAGACGGTCCAAGAGACACAACGAGAGTACGTCGACACGGTCCAGGAGTTCCGTGAAACACAGCGTGCCTACCGAGCGGCCAAACAGGCTGGCAACGACGCGCGTGCTCGTGAACTCGCACGGAAGCTAACGCAACTGGCCGACGAAGGAGAGACACAAACGGCCACACTCGTGACCACGTTCGCGACAATCTCGAACGAGACTGGAAGCGACCTCTCGGAGAGTCAGGCACAACTCGAGTCGATTCAGGCGAACATCTCCGACCAACGCGACGAAATCGTCGCGCTGGAGTTCACCGATACTCGCATCACGGTCGAACCGTACGACCGGAATATCTCGTTTACTGACCCACTGTTCGTGTCAGGGACGCTCGAAACAGCGAACGGAACGCCAGTCGAGACGACCGATGCTCGGTTCACGATTGGCGAGCAGACGATTCGAGCGCCCATCGATTCGGATGGGTCGTTCACGTTCACCTACCGACCAACGCGCGTGCCAGCGAACGCGTCGAATCTGACGCTTCGGTATCAGCCTGTGAATAGCTCAGTGTATCGGCCGACACAGCGGGGGCTTCCAGTGTCGATCACGCAAGTCGACGCGACAGCAGAGATTGCTGTCCCGACGAATTCGACGTACGGCTACGCTGACTCACTCGCTGTCGACGTGCTGCTTCTCGTCGACGGGTCGCCAGTCGAACAGTTCCCGGTGACTGCATCGCTCGGTCGCACCCGGCTCTCGTCCAGTGCAACTGCCGAAACGGGGCGGGCGACGCTCGACGGAACGGTTCCTGCATCGGCGTCCGTTGGAGACGTGACGATTCGAGTTGCGCCCGACAGCACCACCCGCGCGGTCAGCTTCACCCCTGTGACGGAGCAGGTTCGCATCACGAGTGAACAGACCAGCCTCGACGCGACTGCTCAGACGTCCGAAGGGCAGACGGTCGTCGTCGAGGGTGCCCTCACGACGGAAGACGGCGACGCCGTCAGCGACCAACCGCTCACGGTCCGGGTCGGGACCCGAACAGTCGAGACGACGACTGGTGCGTCGGGTGCCTACCGGACGACAATCGAACGCCCTGCGGACGTGTCCACAGAGAATGCGACGGTCACAGTCGTGTTCGATGGCGACGACACAAACCTCGAATCGACGTCGACGACGGTGGCTGTCCAACACTCCACTGCTGGTGGTGCGAGCGGCAACGGGACAGCAGAGGAAGGTTCGCTTCCGTTTGCGCTGCTGGACGCCCTCTGGGTCGTCGCTGGGGCCGGCCTCGTCGGTCTCGCGACAGTGGTTCTCCTGCGACGGCGAACGGATGACACTACCGAGGTGGTCGAAACTGACTCGCCGTCTCCGAGTGATGAGGGAGTGGATACAGAGACACCCCCGTCTACCGAATCTATCGCGACAAATGCGCTCACATCCGCCAGAGAACTTCTCTCGGCAGGGAACCCGAACGATGCTGTCGTCGTCGCATACACTGGCATGCGACACTCGTTGGCGTCAGTCGCTGACATCGACGACTCGGCGACCCACTGGGAGTTCTCCGAACAGTGCGCAGAGGCTGGCGTCGGCGATGCAGACGCACTCACAACACTCACTGCCGGGTACGAGACGGCAGCGTACAGTGGGCGTACTGTCGACACCGACGAGGCAGAAGCGCTGGTCGACACTGCAGAAGCGCTGGTCGACGCCACGGAAGCGCCGTAA